The Methanobacterium sp. BAmetb5 genome includes a region encoding these proteins:
- a CDS encoding hydrogenase iron-sulfur subunit, which translates to MAEDDVKIVMFCCNWCSYGGADTAGTARMQYPPNVRVIRVMCSGRIEPQFIFKAFREGADGVIVAGCHHGDCHYDAGNYKLDRRMRLIYKLADEIGIGRERIHHDWISASEGEKFAETVKMMVARITALGPSPLKEQLEAPEESEMEA; encoded by the coding sequence ATGGCTGAGGATGATGTAAAGATCGTGATGTTTTGTTGTAACTGGTGCTCCTACGGTGGAGCAGACACTGCAGGAACCGCAAGGATGCAGTATCCTCCAAATGTGCGGGTCATCCGAGTAATGTGCTCGGGAAGAATTGAACCTCAATTTATATTCAAGGCCTTCAGAGAAGGTGCTGATGGGGTCATTGTGGCCGGCTGTCACCATGGAGACTGCCACTACGACGCAGGAAACTACAAACTAGACCGTAGAATGAGATTAATCTACAAATTAGCAGATGAAATAGGAATTGGTAGAGAAAGGATTCACCATGACTGGATATCTGCTTCTGAAGGGGAAAAATTTGCAGAAACCGTCAAAATGATGGTTGCACGTATAACTGCTCTGGGCCCATCCCCACTCAAGGAACAACTTGAGGCTCCAGAAGAATCAGAAATGGAGGCCTAA
- a CDS encoding F420-nonreducing hydrogenase — MADKIKLGNVWLGVCSGCELSIADIHEAIVDVLGLADFEFMPVLMDTKYDEWTDVDVAIVTGGIRNDENRELALKVREKAKVVIAYGTCAAYGGVFGLGNLHTVDDLTQEAYINSESTYNDEGIIPSEGVPHLESRMRPLTEVIDVDLVLPGCPPRSDLVAQIVMALLKGEELPELPQTNLCEVCPREKPPEGMAMDKIIRQFELGEPEPEMCLVPQGLVCMGPATISMCGAECPSIGIRCQGCYGPTFNVVDQGAKMISAIGSDFGVERDKTVDPEEVANEMDDIVGTFYTYTLPSALIPAKMKKEGK; from the coding sequence ATGGCAGATAAAATTAAACTAGGAAACGTTTGGTTGGGTGTATGTTCTGGATGTGAACTATCCATTGCCGACATCCACGAAGCCATTGTAGATGTTCTGGGATTAGCAGACTTCGAATTCATGCCTGTTTTAATGGACACCAAATACGATGAATGGACTGACGTAGATGTGGCCATAGTTACCGGTGGTATTCGAAACGACGAAAACCGAGAACTGGCTCTAAAAGTAAGAGAAAAGGCCAAGGTAGTTATTGCCTATGGGACCTGTGCTGCTTACGGTGGAGTCTTTGGACTGGGAAACCTACACACAGTTGATGACTTAACCCAGGAAGCTTACATTAATTCTGAAAGTACCTACAATGATGAAGGAATAATACCTAGCGAAGGAGTACCTCATCTGGAAAGCAGGATGAGACCATTAACTGAAGTTATTGATGTGGATTTAGTTTTACCTGGATGCCCACCCCGCTCTGATCTGGTGGCCCAAATCGTTATGGCTCTCTTAAAAGGAGAAGAATTACCTGAACTACCACAGACCAACCTTTGTGAAGTATGTCCTAGGGAAAAACCACCAGAAGGAATGGCCATGGACAAAATCATCCGACAGTTCGAACTGGGAGAACCAGAACCAGAAATGTGTCTGGTGCCTCAGGGACTGGTCTGTATGGGTCCTGCTACCATCTCCATGTGTGGTGCTGAATGCCCCAGCATAGGTATCCGCTGCCAGGGATGTTACGGACCTACCTTCAACGTGGTGGACCAGGGTGCTAAAATGATCAGTGCCATCGGTTCCGACTTCGGTGTGGAACGCGATAAAACTGTGGACCCTGAAGAAGTAGCCAATGAAATGGATGACATTGTTGGAACTTTCTACACCTACACACTCCCATCAGCTCTAATACCAGCTAAGATGAAAAAGGAGGGTAAATAA
- a CDS encoding methanogenesis marker 14 protein, with translation MSFIKKLLGLGPKPVIAKSRYITIEEAKMAPFTKKTRGQGYGTLMRPDVYYIVASVELGNTTTKCILTATNLNTSRTYLLDKTVKMTRDIRPPKKGEKVFGETVWHVELTQESVAELVKNTILESVKRSGISIEEDLDFVVRSTGVTAGFASPKEVGELIIALANGCLEAGIPPSKMSPSISKDSLPKKLRDFTLLDKVMFDGAVVSVVPPTGRAVVANEMEGELVTAGIKAGAKWTEVDYRNPCISMDFGTTLAGRIVNNDEPYARTVGNFCGLAGAISDAIIRGTEKVDQRGGAALDLYTRDILKKADWKAAEEFARRAHEHVDIRKVPEGRERFGTVPVDPKAAYDAGTTLIGCDVGKDGDEIPELTKLGHELIESTDIHTLFATLDHVSANVVKRLIVEADEEGVIQEGSLLGVTGRAGITGHKPDLVLEFAKDYFADVLFVSDALALGAAVMARCMNSMGTPHTPLGGRQGGPCILGPRRKLQQK, from the coding sequence TTGTCATTCATTAAAAAACTATTAGGTTTAGGTCCAAAGCCAGTAATTGCAAAAAGCAGATACATTACCATTGAAGAAGCTAAAATGGCGCCGTTTACCAAGAAAACCAGGGGACAGGGATACGGAACCCTCATGCGTCCTGATGTTTATTACATTGTGGCCTCGGTGGAACTGGGAAACACCACCACCAAATGTATTCTAACGGCCACTAACCTCAACACCAGTCGCACTTACCTTTTAGATAAAACTGTTAAAATGACCCGGGATATTCGCCCCCCTAAAAAGGGTGAAAAGGTCTTTGGGGAGACAGTGTGGCATGTGGAACTGACCCAGGAATCAGTGGCGGAACTGGTTAAAAACACCATTCTGGAGTCAGTGAAACGTTCTGGAATTAGCATAGAAGAAGATCTGGACTTTGTGGTACGTTCAACTGGGGTAACGGCAGGTTTTGCCTCTCCCAAAGAAGTGGGAGAACTCATCATTGCCCTGGCTAACGGCTGTCTGGAAGCAGGCATACCCCCTAGTAAAATGTCCCCCTCCATTTCCAAGGACAGTTTACCCAAAAAATTACGGGATTTCACCCTCCTGGATAAGGTCATGTTTGACGGAGCAGTGGTCAGCGTAGTTCCACCCACAGGCAGAGCAGTGGTGGCCAATGAAATGGAAGGAGAACTGGTAACTGCGGGTATAAAAGCAGGTGCCAAATGGACTGAAGTAGATTATCGTAACCCCTGTATTTCCATGGATTTCGGAACCACCCTGGCTGGCCGAATAGTTAACAATGATGAACCCTACGCCCGCACGGTGGGAAACTTCTGTGGACTGGCTGGAGCCATATCTGACGCCATTATCCGGGGAACTGAAAAGGTGGATCAACGGGGTGGTGCCGCTTTAGACCTTTACACTAGGGACATACTCAAAAAAGCAGATTGGAAAGCTGCTGAAGAGTTTGCCCGGCGCGCCCATGAACACGTGGACATAAGAAAAGTTCCAGAAGGAAGGGAACGCTTTGGAACTGTACCGGTAGACCCTAAAGCAGCATACGATGCAGGAACCACACTTATTGGCTGTGATGTAGGTAAAGATGGGGACGAAATCCCCGAACTCACTAAACTGGGTCATGAACTAATTGAATCTACTGATATCCACACATTATTTGCCACTCTGGACCATGTCAGTGCCAATGTGGTCAAAAGGCTAATAGTAGAAGCAGATGAAGAAGGAGTTATACAGGAAGGATCACTGCTGGGAGTCACTGGACGGGCAGGAATAACTGGTCATAAACCGGACCTGGTTTTGGAATTTGCCAAGGACTACTTTGCCGATGTTCTATTTGTTTCCGATGCCCTTGCACTTGGTGCAGCAGTAATGGCCCGCTGTATGAATTCTATGGGAACACCACACACACCATTAGGTGGCAGGCAGGGAGGGCCCTGCATACTGGGCCCAAGAAGAAAGTTACAGCAAAAATAA
- the mvhA gene encoding F420-non-reducing hydrogenase subunit MvhA → MVTLKMEPVTRIEGHAKITVDLDEAGNVQDTKLHVMEFRGFEKFLQGRNIEEVPRLVPRICGICDVQHHLAAAKAVDACFGFAPDDILPTAYKMREIMSWGSVMHSHALHFYFLAAPDFIAGKDRKTRNVFQIVKDAPDAALQAIELRKNALDIIKATGGRPIHPTSSTPGGISTSLDDETQKDLLQKAQRNVELSVATLELAKPIFEENLDLVKTLGYVETYHTGLVKNGVWDMYDGNVRMKDKEGNPYVEFAPSDYLDYIAEKVKPYSWLKFPYIKDLGYPDGIYRVAPLSRLNVADKMPDAAPLAQEALNEFRDLFGYAQEPLLFHWARLIELLAASECAADALEGDLSGQKFPDSLERTAGEGVGIVEASRGTLTHHYACDENGNVTKANIVVATIQNNPAMEMGIQKVAQDYIKPGVEVDDKIFNLMEMVIRAYDPCLSCATHEIDSQMRLATLEVYDSEGHLVKRI, encoded by the coding sequence ATGGTTACACTCAAAATGGAACCTGTGACCAGGATCGAAGGTCACGCCAAAATCACAGTGGACCTGGATGAAGCAGGAAATGTCCAGGACACCAAACTCCACGTTATGGAATTCCGTGGATTTGAAAAATTCCTGCAAGGACGAAATATCGAAGAAGTACCAAGGTTAGTACCTCGAATATGTGGTATCTGTGATGTACAGCACCACCTGGCAGCTGCTAAAGCTGTGGATGCCTGTTTCGGATTTGCCCCTGACGACATTCTCCCTACTGCCTACAAAATGAGGGAAATCATGAGCTGGGGTTCCGTAATGCACTCCCACGCTCTGCACTTCTACTTCCTGGCTGCACCTGACTTCATAGCCGGAAAAGACAGAAAAACCAGGAACGTTTTCCAGATCGTTAAAGACGCTCCTGACGCAGCCCTTCAGGCAATTGAACTGCGAAAAAATGCTTTGGACATAATCAAAGCCACTGGTGGACGACCAATTCACCCAACATCTTCCACTCCTGGTGGTATCTCTACCAGTCTGGATGATGAAACCCAGAAAGACCTTCTACAGAAGGCCCAGAGGAACGTAGAACTATCTGTGGCCACCCTTGAACTGGCTAAACCAATATTCGAAGAAAATCTGGACCTGGTGAAAACCTTAGGTTACGTGGAAACTTACCACACTGGACTGGTTAAAAACGGAGTATGGGACATGTACGACGGAAACGTCCGCATGAAAGACAAAGAAGGAAACCCATACGTTGAATTTGCCCCATCCGATTACCTGGACTACATTGCTGAAAAGGTTAAACCATACTCCTGGCTCAAATTCCCCTACATAAAAGATCTGGGATACCCAGACGGAATTTACCGTGTGGCTCCATTATCACGACTTAACGTGGCAGATAAGATGCCTGATGCTGCACCATTAGCACAGGAAGCCTTAAACGAATTCAGAGATCTCTTTGGATATGCTCAGGAACCATTACTCTTCCACTGGGCCCGACTCATAGAGTTACTCGCTGCTTCCGAGTGCGCTGCTGATGCACTGGAAGGAGACCTATCTGGACAGAAATTCCCAGACTCTCTGGAAAGAACTGCTGGTGAAGGTGTAGGTATCGTGGAAGCATCCCGAGGAACTTTAACCCACCACTATGCTTGTGACGAAAACGGAAACGTTACCAAAGCAAACATCGTGGTAGCTACCATTCAGAACAACCCCGCTATGGAAATGGGTATCCAGAAAGTCGCTCAAGACTACATCAAACCAGGAGTAGAAGTAGACGACAAGATCTTCAACCTCATGGAAATGGTTATCAGGGCATACGACCCATGTTTATCCTGTGCAACCCACGAAATCGACAGTCAAATGAGACTCGCCACCCTTGAAGTGTACGACAGCGAGGGACACCTCGTTAAACGAATTTAA
- a CDS encoding NTP transferase domain-containing protein, translating into MVVAVLMAGGKGTRMNSQQEKPLIIIGERPLIEYVLQAVDDSSLIDEIIVAVSPHTPQTGVYAENLGFKVLKTPGNGYVEDLSFILAQEELKDEVILTVTADLPLLTGQIIDRVVEEYHKSPQPAMSVMVPVEIFREHGLQASLVLENRVPSGLNILRGKNTEQDEEVLVLDKIELALNINSPEDIICLKKLWGNSRR; encoded by the coding sequence ATGGTTGTCGCGGTTTTAATGGCCGGTGGAAAGGGCACGCGGATGAATTCTCAGCAGGAAAAACCCTTAATTATCATTGGGGAAAGACCGCTCATTGAATATGTACTCCAGGCCGTGGATGATTCATCCTTAATTGATGAAATAATAGTGGCTGTAAGCCCACACACCCCCCAAACAGGTGTTTATGCTGAAAATCTTGGTTTTAAAGTTCTAAAAACTCCGGGAAATGGATATGTGGAAGATCTTTCCTTCATACTTGCCCAGGAAGAGTTAAAAGATGAGGTAATCCTTACGGTTACTGCTGATCTTCCCCTACTCACGGGACAGATCATTGACCGGGTAGTGGAGGAGTATCATAAATCACCCCAACCAGCCATGTCAGTGATGGTACCGGTGGAAATATTCCGTGAACATGGTCTCCAGGCCAGTTTAGTGCTGGAGAATCGGGTTCCCTCTGGATTAAATATATTAAGGGGGAAGAATACAGAACAAGATGAAGAAGTTCTGGTCCTCGATAAAATTGAACTGGCATTAAATATTAATAGCCCCGAGGACATAATATGCCTAAAGAAACTATGGGGAAACTCCAGAAGGTGA
- a CDS encoding 4Fe-4S binding protein, translated as MIVVNKEDCIRCGACQGTCPTAAIAVSPDDVIYCDVCGGEPKCVDICPTGALKTDELVVDESGNTQTRVTFNPKLCDECGDCVEVCPPQILKLEAGKVQTIPLQGYCVMCQQCADICPVEVIGVEGVKEPKKMDLEITGPIYIVDCVGCGMCVDECPVDAITLPEIGESIVIDEDTCIKCGVCSQTCPWNAVFISGKKPVKRTKELKKFEVDEETCIGCNVCVEACPGDFIKPKASELSVELPAICTYCGLCEKMCPVEAIDLDVELGLAKQASEEGIVWDESKCEYIGACARICPTEAIRVVTNTGFEVPGDAEVGGEPSFAMCTRCGACTVACPEGALQLVEMDKVVDGEVVKRNRVQFSPDKCTQCGDCVEVCPYNMLKLTPDEKVPLKGFCILCDQCIPACPHEALSLK; from the coding sequence ATGATAGTGGTTAACAAGGAAGACTGCATTCGATGTGGGGCCTGTCAGGGAACCTGTCCAACTGCAGCCATCGCTGTGTCTCCCGATGATGTCATTTACTGTGATGTCTGTGGAGGAGAGCCAAAATGTGTGGACATTTGTCCTACTGGTGCTCTTAAAACTGATGAGCTAGTTGTGGATGAATCAGGCAATACCCAGACCAGAGTAACCTTTAACCCCAAACTCTGTGATGAGTGCGGTGACTGTGTAGAAGTCTGCCCACCTCAGATCCTCAAATTAGAGGCGGGTAAAGTGCAGACCATACCACTACAGGGTTACTGTGTCATGTGCCAGCAGTGCGCAGACATATGCCCCGTAGAAGTCATTGGGGTAGAAGGAGTTAAAGAACCTAAAAAGATGGACTTGGAGATCACTGGTCCTATATACATTGTCGATTGTGTTGGATGCGGTATGTGTGTGGACGAATGTCCAGTAGATGCCATAACACTCCCTGAAATCGGAGAAAGCATCGTCATCGACGAGGACACCTGTATTAAATGTGGAGTCTGTTCCCAGACCTGCCCATGGAATGCAGTGTTCATATCTGGTAAGAAACCAGTAAAAAGGACTAAAGAACTCAAAAAGTTCGAAGTGGACGAAGAAACCTGTATCGGCTGTAATGTTTGTGTAGAAGCCTGTCCTGGCGACTTCATAAAACCCAAAGCCTCTGAACTAAGTGTGGAATTACCCGCAATCTGTACCTACTGTGGACTCTGTGAAAAGATGTGCCCAGTAGAAGCTATTGACCTGGATGTTGAACTGGGATTAGCTAAACAAGCATCAGAAGAAGGAATAGTATGGGATGAATCCAAGTGTGAATACATTGGAGCCTGTGCCCGTATTTGTCCAACTGAAGCTATCCGCGTGGTTACTAACACTGGTTTCGAAGTTCCTGGAGATGCCGAAGTTGGTGGAGAGCCATCATTCGCCATGTGTACCCGTTGTGGAGCATGCACTGTTGCCTGCCCAGAAGGAGCACTTCAACTGGTGGAAATGGACAAGGTTGTTGACGGTGAAGTTGTCAAGAGGAACAGGGTTCAGTTCAGTCCGGACAAGTGTACCCAGTGTGGGGACTGTG
- a CDS encoding PRC-barrel domain-containing protein — translation MVEKEERKLIKGEEKVWSEIKGYQVATNNARILGELEELIINDRTGKITDVVIKVDKGRNVTVKGSKQKGDTLLVPFGKVEKVGEFIIISE, via the coding sequence ATGGTTGAGAAAGAAGAAAGGAAACTCATAAAAGGGGAAGAAAAGGTTTGGAGTGAAATTAAGGGTTACCAGGTGGCTACTAATAATGCTCGTATCCTTGGGGAACTTGAAGAGCTTATTATCAATGATAGGACTGGTAAAATAACTGATGTAGTTATTAAAGTTGATAAAGGAAGAAATGTTACAGTTAAAGGTTCTAAACAGAAAGGAGACACTTTACTGGTGCCCTTCGGTAAAGTGGAAAAGGTGGGCGAATTCATTATCATATCTGAGTAA
- a CDS encoding winged helix-turn-helix domain-containing protein has product MKRVLWYLIAGSKGGVNRARIIKTLHDRPYNINQLSKELDLDYKTIKHHIKVLEDNDIIFNSTGEKKYGAMYFLSNRMEENYSTFLDILSKMQTQ; this is encoded by the coding sequence ATGAAGAGAGTTTTATGGTATTTGATTGCTGGTAGCAAGGGGGGAGTCAACAGGGCTAGAATAATTAAAACCCTCCATGATAGGCCCTACAACATCAATCAACTTTCAAAAGAACTTGATCTTGATTATAAAACCATAAAACACCATATTAAAGTATTAGAAGACAACGATATCATTTTCAACTCTACAGGGGAGAAAAAATACGGAGCCATGTATTTTTTATCCAATAGAATGGAAGAAAACTACTCCACCTTCTTAGATATTCTCAGTAAAATGCAAACTCAATAG
- the fae gene encoding formaldehyde-activating enzyme, with protein MYLTGEALVGDGAEVAHIDLLVGDKEGAVGKAFANALVNQVDKHTPLFAVITPNLVAKPITMLVPKVSIKDLEDATLIFGPAQKAVAMAVVDSVEEGIISKSTIEDICIICGVFIHPEAKDADKIYEFNYDATKIAIKRAFNEEPDIDEIIKKKNDTGHPFYK; from the coding sequence ATGTATCTTACTGGAGAAGCTTTAGTAGGAGATGGTGCGGAAGTAGCACATATTGACCTTTTAGTGGGAGATAAAGAAGGAGCAGTTGGTAAAGCCTTTGCCAATGCTTTGGTAAATCAGGTAGATAAGCACACCCCCTTATTTGCAGTTATAACCCCTAACTTGGTGGCTAAACCCATTACCATGTTAGTACCCAAGGTCAGTATCAAAGATTTAGAAGATGCTACCTTGATATTTGGACCAGCCCAGAAAGCAGTGGCTATGGCCGTGGTGGATTCTGTAGAGGAAGGAATAATCTCCAAATCCACAATTGAAGACATCTGCATAATATGCGGGGTTTTCATCCATCCTGAAGCAAAAGATGCGGATAAGATTTACGAGTTCAATTATGATGCCACCAAAATTGCTATTAAACGAGCATTTAATGAAGAACCAGATATTGATGAAATAATAAAGAAAAAGAATGATACAGGGCATCCTTTTTACAAGTAA
- the sufC gene encoding Fe-S cluster assembly ATPase SufC, protein MLLEITDLAVEVSGKEILSDVDLRIDKGETHVLLGPNGAGKSTLFMTLLGFPKYNVTRGEIIFKGEDITHLSTTERVRKGFGVSFQNPPSIRGVRLGDLLKIEHGEKDEDKELSQEMMDLVYKLKFDERFLERDVNLGFSGGEVKRSEILQLLAQSPDFIMFDEPDSGVDIENVELLAEEINTLLDKDKKPGLREKSGLLITHLGYILNFVAADTAHVLMDGKIACSGSPDEIIEDIRKEGFHGCVECCQIQ, encoded by the coding sequence CTGCTACTGGAAATAACTGATCTCGCAGTGGAAGTAAGTGGAAAAGAAATTCTCAGTGACGTGGACTTACGAATAGACAAAGGAGAAACACATGTACTTTTAGGACCTAACGGAGCTGGTAAAAGTACTCTTTTCATGACTCTGCTGGGTTTTCCCAAGTACAATGTAACCCGTGGAGAAATAATTTTTAAAGGGGAAGACATAACCCACCTTTCTACCACTGAAAGAGTTCGAAAAGGATTCGGTGTTAGTTTCCAAAATCCTCCTTCCATTAGAGGAGTGAGACTGGGAGACCTTTTAAAGATTGAACACGGCGAAAAGGACGAAGATAAAGAACTCAGTCAGGAAATGATGGACCTGGTATACAAACTCAAGTTCGATGAAAGATTCCTGGAAAGGGATGTGAATCTTGGCTTTTCCGGAGGAGAAGTCAAAAGATCCGAGATATTACAACTCCTGGCACAGTCCCCAGATTTTATAATGTTCGATGAACCAGACTCTGGTGTAGACATTGAGAATGTGGAGCTACTGGCTGAAGAAATTAATACCCTACTTGATAAGGATAAAAAACCAGGTCTCAGAGAAAAATCAGGCCTTTTAATAACCCATCTTGGTTACATACTTAATTTTGTGGCGGCCGATACTGCCCATGTACTCATGGATGGTAAAATCGCCTGTTCAGGAAGCCCAGATGAGATTATAGAAGACATAAGGAAAGAAGGATTTCACGGGTGTGTGGAATGTTGCCAAATACAATAG
- a CDS encoding calcium/sodium antiporter has product MELLALMVLLVICLIIVIKSADIFVDNLVEIGLVLGISEIILGVTASAIGTSLPEFGSAMIAILGGNHDIGIGCAIGANIWNMSGIIGISAIFSGVITTSAPEVNRDGLMALITALTLMVSLFVIQNMSFVFGILMVAMYLVYLGVLIRAQKNNESSQMQCCEVKEEVKVKSLSIKPFLLAFAGLFGLAIGCRVIVYCTIGISEITSVPSSLAGIFLALGTTAPEFFTVLSSAKKGLNSLAVGTVFGSNIFNILIGLGIPSLFVLIPVDPVAIYFDVPVMVCITLLFLFLIKRGMKLTRVDGIVLIASYILYILIRVFFF; this is encoded by the coding sequence TTGGAACTATTGGCACTCATGGTATTGTTGGTCATTTGCCTGATAATTGTGATAAAATCTGCGGATATTTTTGTAGATAATTTAGTGGAGATCGGTCTGGTACTGGGAATATCGGAGATAATCTTGGGAGTAACTGCATCGGCAATTGGAACATCTCTACCTGAATTCGGTTCGGCTATGATTGCCATTTTAGGCGGGAATCACGATATTGGTATTGGTTGTGCTATAGGGGCAAATATATGGAATATGTCTGGAATAATAGGAATATCTGCCATTTTTTCTGGTGTAATCACTACCAGTGCTCCGGAAGTGAACCGTGATGGGTTAATGGCTTTAATTACTGCATTAACTTTAATGGTATCTCTATTTGTAATTCAAAACATGTCTTTTGTTTTTGGAATTCTGATGGTGGCCATGTACTTGGTGTATCTTGGGGTTTTGATTAGGGCTCAAAAAAACAACGAAAGCAGCCAAATGCAATGTTGTGAAGTTAAAGAAGAGGTTAAAGTAAAGTCATTAAGTATTAAACCGTTCTTACTGGCATTTGCTGGCTTATTTGGTCTGGCTATTGGGTGTAGAGTTATAGTGTATTGTACCATAGGGATTTCAGAAATTACTAGTGTCCCTTCATCTTTAGCTGGCATATTCCTGGCATTGGGAACTACTGCTCCCGAGTTTTTTACAGTTTTATCCTCGGCTAAAAAGGGTTTGAATAGCCTTGCGGTAGGTACGGTATTTGGAAGTAATATCTTTAATATCTTAATTGGATTGGGAATACCATCTCTATTTGTTTTGATACCGGTTGATCCTGTTGCAATTTATTTTGATGTTCCGGTAATGGTTTGTATAACTTTACTATTCCTGTTTTTAATAAAAAGGGGAATGAAACTAACCCGGGTAGATGGGATAGTTTTAATTGCTTCTTACATATTATATATCCTGATAAGAGTTTTCTTTTTCTAA
- a CDS encoding SufD family Fe-S cluster assembly protein, whose protein sequence is MLPNTIERAEKAKEKKALYGEDIDLEQFIKEEAGEHEQVSRANEVPRKVQETLLKVGVDPNEEERSGTFVQVDQSGVCTTCASESVEIMGMNVALDKYGWLKDYMWKAVAVDSDKYTAQTALRERKEGGSGGYFIRSLPGSKEVFPLQACMFIGDEKIMQTAHNIIIAEENSELHIITGCATGEDVTSALHVGVSEFYLKKGAKITFTMVHNWAEQVDVRPRTGVMVGDESTYISNYILTSPVRSIQSYPTAYCTGNNSKVVFQSILGGQKQSVLDMGSRVFLEGEGCSTEMISRSVSKDQSQVYARGHLAGRSKNVKGHLECHGLVLSDESMIYAVPELEGASTELELSHEAAVGKIAEEEVLYLMSRGLSEEEASSMIVRGFLSMDIAGLPPELAAETKRMIDQSLKGM, encoded by the coding sequence ATGTTGCCAAATACAATAGAGCGTGCCGAGAAAGCTAAAGAAAAGAAAGCACTCTACGGTGAAGATATTGACCTGGAACAGTTCATCAAAGAGGAAGCAGGTGAGCATGAACAGGTTTCTCGGGCCAACGAAGTTCCCCGAAAGGTGCAGGAAACCCTCTTGAAGGTGGGAGTGGATCCCAACGAAGAAGAAAGATCCGGTACCTTTGTCCAGGTAGACCAGAGCGGAGTGTGTACTACTTGTGCTTCCGAGTCTGTAGAAATAATGGGCATGAATGTGGCTCTGGATAAATATGGCTGGCTAAAAGATTACATGTGGAAAGCAGTAGCCGTTGATAGCGATAAATACACTGCCCAAACAGCTTTACGGGAAAGGAAAGAAGGAGGTAGTGGGGGTTACTTCATAAGATCCCTGCCAGGTTCTAAAGAGGTATTTCCCCTCCAGGCCTGCATGTTCATCGGTGATGAGAAGATTATGCAAACTGCCCACAACATCATCATTGCCGAAGAAAACTCCGAACTCCATATCATAACTGGATGTGCCACAGGAGAAGATGTTACTTCAGCTTTACACGTGGGAGTATCCGAATTCTACCTTAAAAAAGGGGCTAAGATCACCTTTACCATGGTACACAACTGGGCTGAACAGGTGGATGTTAGACCCCGTACCGGGGTGATGGTAGGAGATGAATCAACCTACATCAGCAATTACATCCTAACCAGCCCGGTTAGAAGCATACAATCCTATCCAACTGCTTACTGTACTGGAAACAACTCCAAGGTTGTTTTCCAATCCATACTGGGTGGTCAGAAACAATCTGTCCTGGATATGGGTTCCCGGGTTTTCTTAGAAGGTGAGGGTTGCAGTACGGAAATGATCTCCCGATCTGTTTCTAAGGACCAGTCCCAGGTTTACGCTCGTGGACACCTGGCAGGAAGGTCTAAGAATGTTAAAGGCCACCTTGAATGCCACGGACTGGTGTTATCAGATGAGTCAATGATATACGCTGTGCCAGAGTTGGAAGGTGCCTCTACCGAACTGGAACTATCCCACGAAGCAGCAGTAGGTAAAATAGCTGAGGAAGAAGTGCTTTACCTTATGTCCCGCGGGTTAAGTGAAGAAGAAGCATCTTCCATGATTGTCAGGGGATTCCTGAGCATGGATATAGCTGGTCTACCACCAGAGTTAGCTGCTGAAACCAAAAGGATGATTGATCAGAGTTTAAAGGGAATGTAA